In the Fundulus heteroclitus isolate FHET01 unplaced genomic scaffold, MU-UCD_Fhet_4.1 scaffold_92, whole genome shotgun sequence genome, TTACAgtacattaaataaaaactagaTTTATCATTATGTCCTGAGCAATTATGTCCCCACACGGGGTCTGTTGCCTCAAATCTTTGACTTTGTTTTCAAACCCAAGCCCTGTTAGAAGGCAACCCAGTGCTGTTTTGTTGATATTTTgatttagataaaatataaaagggatctaagaaaataaaaacatttaaaagttgaTTTTGATTAGTGATGTACCGACAAATTGGCTGGTTAAAATCGGCCAGTTTGAATCTTGATAATctgatctctttttttctctaaactgtGGTGCTAACAGCAACACTCTTCGGTGTGGAGGTCATTACTGAAGGAAGAAGCAAAGCTTTCCATTTTCAGTGTCAGGGGGATGTCTTAACAAATAAAGTCAGAGGAAGCGCTAAAGGTATAAGAAGACATTAATATGGTAGCTTTAACTTTTCATTCACGCTGCAAACAACTGAGAGATTttgagcagataacaggaaaCCTGAACGTCTTACTGCAAAGCTTCCACGTTTTCTCCTGGCGATCTTATCAACACTGTCACGGGATGTGCTGGATTTCGGATATCTCTGAGTATTGAGAGTCTAGATTTAGCAGGAAATGCACACAGATTGCTCTTTACAGCCACTTTCTCTAACGTCTGTGATTCCTAATAAAAGTTGTTAAATGCAATTTGAAATAGTCTTTCTTTTAAATTGCTTAAACCCTGTGTTACAGTGAGGGCCCCCTCAAACACTCCGTCACATTGCCTCAAATGTAAATGATTAATGACCGCTCAAAGCAAAAAGGATGGGGAGAAAGACACATTTTGACTGCTGTTAACCTTAAACAGAAATCAGACCTGGCTAGAATATGCTAGGTCTGATTTCAGTTTAAGGTCAAAActttttacctgactccgccagatagatttgctccgcatatccatctggaaaccttccgttgaagtaattttgggaaggggcgaaaatactggttagctgattggcctatgttggtgatagacgggccaaataaaccaatcagatcaacgaagcatatgacgtactcgtcaacatgcttcgtcttACGAGCGacgatgaaaacacaaccacaagccaagctactcttgctgctgcaggtaaaggctcgttagctcagcaaagaaatactctgtaattctgataaaacttgcacGATAGCCAcactaacgctagtttcatcggctgaagccgccatgttgtttagactgaactgtcgatcttctcattgcgtcacacctcaacccgcctcaaagccaacgctgattggacgttcgtttggtgaacggctccaaattttcttcaacggagagtagccagactgatctgcgagtgaaaccttgaaagctcgcgagatcaggatggtttCACGAGGCTACAAAACTTTAGAGCGGAGATTATAAATCAGACACTAAACCATGATTAGTggatttgtagttttttttcccatgatttaaaaataacattgatttcattatttatttcccCTTGTCCGTGCAGCTGAGAAAGACGCCAACGCTGCAGGAGTTACTCGAAGAAACGGAGATCAAGGCCGAATCTCCGCACCCACACGACACCAGCAGGTTCTCCGCGTCCTGCGGCGGCGCTCCTGTCGGAACCACGGAGAGCCTCTCACCGGTGCCTGTCGGGAAATCAAAGAACGCCATCTTTCTCCCTCCAAAGACCTCCACGACGTGCCGTGCCTTTTCCCCCTCAGCTGAGTCGCCTCAGCGAAGTTACTGCGAATCTTACCTCGTCGACCAGCTGGACAGCCGACCAGGAGGCCAGCCATGCTTGTCTAACGCTGCGGGCCACCGGTCGCCTTCCTCCGGCTGTGTGACCCGGGAGAACCAGGAAAACGCCAGCTTTTACCTTCACAACACCTCGCACACTATTTCCACGATGCCTGATATTATCAGCCACCCTCCCATAGATGGAGAGGAACTGGAGAGGACTGGAGTGGAGTCGCCGTTTTGCATAAGCATAATGGGAGCGGAAGGCGTCTGCAGTGCGTCGTTTCACAGCGACTCAGTGATGTGTGACCCTTTAAGAGCCGAACAGCCTGAACGCAGTCACCCACGCAGTCTGAACAAAGAGGTCAACGTCCCCTTTACAGCAACACCGGACCATGCCAGCAGGAGCAGCGCGGAAAGAAATGACGGATCGCTCGCTTTGTCCGACGGAGACGGGCCGTCAGACAGTCCAGATTTAGAGCGGTCGTTAAATCTGACAAAAGAGGTCCACGGTCAGAAAATTCCCAGCAAGGCAGAAGTAGAGGCTGCAGACAGTCAGATTGATGTAGAGGACTTAAAGCACCCCGATGATTCTCGTCCTCTAAGCCTGCAGGTCTTGCTGAAGAAGTCCCAGGAGTACCGGCGGCGCCAGCGGATGCTGAGGAACCAAGCCAAAAGCACTAAAACCCACCAGGAGCAGCCGAGGGCCCGGGCGGAGGAGCCGAGCCTCTCCGATAAGGAGAACGATGAGTTACATCACCAGGGCGCCGTGACTGGAGAGGGCAGGAagaccaaagaaaggagaggcTCTCTCATCCAGTCTGAGGACCCCGCGCCTCAGAAACCCTGGGAGGCCGACCCGATTCAGGGCCGAGATAGAAATGTAGCAGAAGACGGGAGGACAGCGGAGCGTCTCAGTGTTGAAGAGGAAACCTCCTTAAAAAACAGGATTAACAGCTCTCAAGAGGGCCTGACTTCTCCTAAACAGATGGGCGTTCTGAtccagcagcagccgctgtcAGCGAAGACCTCCCCCGTCCGAGGAGCGCTCTATGACGCCCCCTGTCTTTCGTCCCTTCGCGGAGGAGTTGGGAAACACCGCTCGGTTCCGGTCCCAAGCCTCTGCCTGAGTCCCGTTCCCTGCAAAAGCAAAGCAGCCGCAATCAGAGTTGAGGACCTGAGCCCAGAGCGTGAACGGAGCTCCGCCGTGGAGCTCACACGTGAAGACGACGCCGCAAGCGTGTTCGCCAAAAGCTCGCAGCACATCGACCAGCTGGAGTCCAACCTGTGCAGTCTGAAGGCGCTGATCTCAGATCTGGAGTCCACGGTGAAGGGGAACCTGGACGGTCTAGCTGACAGCAGCGTGCACAGCCAGGAGAGCAGCAAGGACTCTGAGGAAACCGAGGCGGCTGGTCAGGATGGTTCCTCTGGCTCTTTGGAGGACGctccggctgctgctgctgctgatggcaGTCAGGTAGAAGACTTGCAGCAAAGACAATCGTTCATTCAGTTTAAGAACATGGACGAAGACGTGGGACCTGAACCTAGAACACGTCGCAGAGAGGATGTTTCCCTCACAGCACAGGACAGAGGGTCTGAGATCATTAAACTAAGCAAACAGAGTCTGTTGACGGCCTCAAAAAGAGAGAATGGAAACCAGATGAGTGCTGAAGGAGGGAGCAGCAAAAAGGAGCAGCTGCCCTCTAAAGGTATCCTGTCTTTCCGAAACGTTGCCTCCAAAAACGTCCCTCAGTGCCACATTTCACTTCGGAGTCATCTCAAGGACAGAGAGGGAAATATGACGCCCGAGGCTGAGGGCCCCGTCCCCTCGCCGTCCCTCAATCAGTCATATGATGTGGACACGCCGTCGGACCTCTGGTTCCAGGAAGGATCGGGATCCGACGCCGGCTCACGAGGCAGCCGTGCTCAGGGGAAACATCTGACTCCAGGGAGCGGGGGCGAGGATCAGGTGGGCGTGTCTAAAGTCAAACGCAGGCTGCTCATGCATGTGACCGAGGGGAGCCTGGAGAGGGACGAGGGCACGGCCTCCGTGGTCAGGGCTGACCCAGGCACTCCAAAAGGTAAGGACAGGGCGGAGAATAGCTGTCTGTGGTTAGAGGGCTGCTGGTTGTATTCCTGGGAAACAGCTGGATGA is a window encoding:
- the si:ch73-100l22.3 gene encoding uncharacterized protein si:ch73-100l22.3 isoform X1, whose translation is MESYTEFVQLRLSKLQKDEEEEEERRRNSPASSLILFYGRPILPPLLSGKQREEMRRHRDEAQRAAANQKLQDDPRMAYIQTILHSVQLRKTPTLQELLEETEIKAESPHPHDTSRFSASCGGAPVGTTESLSPVPVGKSKNAIFLPPKTSTTCRAFSPSAESPQRSYCESYLVDQLDSRPGGQPCLSNAAGHRSPSSGCVTRENQENASFYLHNTSHTISTMPDIISHPPIDGEELERTGVESPFCISIMGAEGVCSASFHSDSVMCDPLRAEQPERSHPRSLNKEVNVPFTATPDHASRSSAERNDGSLALSDGDGPSDSPDLERSLNLTKEVHGQKIPSKAEVEAADSQIDVEDLKHPDDSRPLSLQVLLKKSQEYRRRQRMLRNQAKSTKTHQEQPRARAEEPSLSDKENDELHHQGAVTGEGRKTKERRGSLIQSEDPAPQKPWEADPIQGRDRNVAEDGRTAERLSVEEETSLKNRINSSQEGLTSPKQMGVLIQQQPLSAKTSPVRGALYDAPCLSSLRGGVGKHRSVPVPSLCLSPVPCKSKAAAIRVEDLSPERERSSAVELTREDDAASVFAKSSQHIDQLESNLCSLKALISDLESTVKGNLDGLADSSVHSQESSKDSEETEAAGQDGSSGSLEDAPAAAAADGSQVEDLQQRQSFIQFKNMDEDVGPEPRTRRREDVSLTAQDRGSEIIKLSKQSLLTASKRENGNQMSAEGGSSKKEQLPSKGILSFRNVASKNVPQCHISLRSHLKDREGNMTPEAEGPVPSPSLNQSYDVDTPSDLWFQEGSGSDAGSRGSRAQGKHLTPGSGGEDQVGVSKVKRRLLMHVTEGSLERDEGTASVVRADPGTPKAAVRWSEGCSVQRQERLKQVHAAQVRALQEAHRKQQEELLQVLAARYRLLQDASPCSTTGSRFGDTLTFSSLSQPPSPLSQRCRPLLAAAVKGFLTRRLLRTERVAQLVRTIRDTQQFLQAFQQRGTGRGERWSRQDVLLQERVALQLRAARYEVYDIFFSLSAREQTQLIRRDRELAGERRLRRQNGPAGDHRGKSSLSAATQKSLERKRERMIQKRTAECHGGAVVRTGQKSRFSAEKPPETKRGQFKANPQRVPKSVSSSRPR
- the si:ch73-100l22.3 gene encoding uncharacterized protein si:ch73-100l22.3 isoform X2 codes for the protein MESYTEFVQLRLSKLQKDEEEEEERRRNSPASSLILFYGRPILPPLLSGKQREEMRRHRDEAQRAAANQKLQDDPRMAYIQTILHSVQLRKTPTLQELLEETEIKAESPHPHDTSRFSASCGGAPVGTTESLSPVPVGKSKNAIFLPPKTSTTCRAFSPSAESPQRSYCESYLVDQLDSRPGGQPCLSNAAGHRSPSSGCVTRENQENASFYLHNTSHTISTMPDIISHPPIDGEELERTGVESPFCISIMGAEGVCSASFHSDSVMCDPLRAEQPERSHPRSLNKEVNVPFTATPDHASRSSAERNDGSLALSDGDGPSDSPDLERSLNLTKEVHGQKIPSKAEVEAADSQIDVEDLKHPDDSRPLSLQVLLKKSQEYRRRQRMLRNQAKSTKTHQEQPRARAEEPSLSDKENDELHHQGAVTGEGRKTKERRGSLIQSEDPAPQKPWEADPIQGRDRNVAEDGRTAERLSVEEETSLKNRINSSQEGLTSPKQMGVLIQQQPLSAKTSPVRGALYDAPCLSSLRGGVGKHRSVPVPSLCLSPVPCKSKAAAIRVEDLSPERERSSAVELTREDDAASVFAKSSQHIDQLESNLCSLKALISDLESTVKGNLDGLADSSVHSQESSKDSEETEAAGQDGSSGSLEDAPAAAAADGSQVEDLQQRQSFIQFKNMDEDVGPEPRTRRREDVSLTAQDRGSEIIKLSKQSLLTASKRENGNQMSAEGGSSKKEQLPSKGILSFRNVASKNVPQCHISLRSHLKDREGNMTPEAEGPVPSPSLNQSYDVDTPSDLWFQEGSGSDAGSRGSRAQGKHLTPGSGGEDQVGVSKVKRRLLMHVTEGSLERDEGTASVVRADPGTPKAAVRWSEGCSVQRQERLKQVHAAQVRALQEAHRKQQEELLQDSREDEQRR